From one Triticum aestivum cultivar Chinese Spring chromosome 4B, IWGSC CS RefSeq v2.1, whole genome shotgun sequence genomic stretch:
- the LOC123092542 gene encoding vesicle transport protein GOT1 isoform X5 encodes MLARPASPHAQIIFVSGVSLAIGLKSTVQFFTKPKNRKGSIAFRVVLFLVLIGWPVFGMMADSFGFALLFRSPPCLPPVHDIACNLGCCQVNLGW; translated from the exons ATGCTGGCGAGGCCAGCCTCCCCTCATGCGCAG ATTATCTTCGTCTCTGGTGTTTCGCTGGCCATTGGGCTGAAGTCAACCGTACAGTTCTTCACAAAGCCCAAGAATCGCAAG GGTTCGATTGCTTTCAGGGTCGTACttttccttgtccttattggctGGCCTGTCTTCGGTATGATGGCAGATTCGTTTGGTTTTGCCCTGCTATTCAG GTCACCTCCATGTCTCCCGCCAGTCCACGACATAGCTTGCaatctaggatgttgccaagttaaCTTAGGATGGTAA
- the LOC123092542 gene encoding uncharacterized protein isoform X2, whose product MDRSFMPKIQSPLAVPTRAAPWVDASPPNEDGEVGVDKGSPRPSDLAPSPFFWSRPLSFMCSSSPPRLDAGEASLPSCADYLRLWCFAGHWAEVNRTVLHKAQESQGHIHGSIAFRVVLFLVLIGWPVFGMMADSFGFALLFSRFWPTAAVYLQKKSTIGWIFQHPYVTYVRSYLRLCCC is encoded by the exons ATGGACAGGAGCTTCATGCCCAAAATCCAGTCGCCCCTGGCCGTGCCTACACGAGCAGCGCCGTGGGTAGATGCTTCCCCGCCCAACGAGGATGGCGAGGTAGGTGTTGACAAAGGCAGCCCGAGGCCATCAGATTTGGCACCATCGCCGTTCTTTTGGTCGAGGCCGCTGTCGTTCATGTGCTCCTCCTCACCCCCACGGCTAGATGCTGGCGAGGCCAGCCTCCCCTCATGCGCAG ATTATCTTCGTCTCTGGTGTTTCGCTGGCCATTGGGCTGAAGTCAACCGTACAGTTCTTCACAAAGCCCAAGAATCGCAAGGTCATATACAT GGTTCGATTGCTTTCAGGGTCGTACttttccttgtccttattggctGGCCTGTCTTCGGTATGATGGCAGATTCGTTTGGTTTTGCCCTGCTATTCAG TAGGTTCTGGCCTACTGCTGCTGTTTACCTACAAAAAAAATCCACCATCGGTTGGATTTTCCAGCACCCTTATGTGACATATGTAAGATCATATTTGCGGCTTTGCTGTTGTTGA
- the LOC123092542 gene encoding uncharacterized protein isoform X3, giving the protein MDRSFMPKIQSPLAVPTRAAPWVDASPPNEDGEVGVDKGSPRPSDLAPSPFFWSRPLSFMCSSSPPRLDAGEASLPSCADYLRLWCFAGHWAEVNRTVLHKAQESQGHIHGSIAFRVVLFLVLIGWPVFGMMADSFGFALLFRSPPCLPPVHDIACNLGCCQVNLGW; this is encoded by the exons ATGGACAGGAGCTTCATGCCCAAAATCCAGTCGCCCCTGGCCGTGCCTACACGAGCAGCGCCGTGGGTAGATGCTTCCCCGCCCAACGAGGATGGCGAGGTAGGTGTTGACAAAGGCAGCCCGAGGCCATCAGATTTGGCACCATCGCCGTTCTTTTGGTCGAGGCCGCTGTCGTTCATGTGCTCCTCCTCACCCCCACGGCTAGATGCTGGCGAGGCCAGCCTCCCCTCATGCGCAG ATTATCTTCGTCTCTGGTGTTTCGCTGGCCATTGGGCTGAAGTCAACCGTACAGTTCTTCACAAAGCCCAAGAATCGCAAGGTCATATACAT GGTTCGATTGCTTTCAGGGTCGTACttttccttgtccttattggctGGCCTGTCTTCGGTATGATGGCAGATTCGTTTGGTTTTGCCCTGCTATTCAG GTCACCTCCATGTCTCCCGCCAGTCCACGACATAGCTTGCaatctaggatgttgccaagttaaCTTAGGATGGTAA
- the LOC123092542 gene encoding vesicle transport protein GOT1 isoform X4, with the protein MLARPASPHAQIIFVSGVSLAIGLKSTVQFFTKPKNRKGSIAFRVVLFLVLIGWPVFGMMADSFGFALLFSRFWPTAAVYLQKKSTIGWIFQHPYVTYVRSYLRLCCC; encoded by the exons ATGCTGGCGAGGCCAGCCTCCCCTCATGCGCAG ATTATCTTCGTCTCTGGTGTTTCGCTGGCCATTGGGCTGAAGTCAACCGTACAGTTCTTCACAAAGCCCAAGAATCGCAAG GGTTCGATTGCTTTCAGGGTCGTACttttccttgtccttattggctGGCCTGTCTTCGGTATGATGGCAGATTCGTTTGGTTTTGCCCTGCTATTCAG TAGGTTCTGGCCTACTGCTGCTGTTTACCTACAAAAAAAATCCACCATCGGTTGGATTTTCCAGCACCCTTATGTGACATATGTAAGATCATATTTGCGGCTTTGCTGTTGTTGA
- the LOC123092542 gene encoding uncharacterized protein isoform X1, translating into MDRSFMPKIQSPLAVPTRAAPWVDASPPNEDGEVGVDKGSPRPSDLAPSPFFWSRPLSFMCSSSPPRLDAGEASLPSCADYLRLWCFAGHWAEVNRTVLHKAQESQGFDCFQGRTFPCPYWLACLRYDGRFVWFCPAIQVCRSSIMHSYDHLMSVFQCALINGRNFWVLYLTGTEFSTVGSGLLLLFTYKKNPPSVGFSSTLM; encoded by the exons ATGGACAGGAGCTTCATGCCCAAAATCCAGTCGCCCCTGGCCGTGCCTACACGAGCAGCGCCGTGGGTAGATGCTTCCCCGCCCAACGAGGATGGCGAGGTAGGTGTTGACAAAGGCAGCCCGAGGCCATCAGATTTGGCACCATCGCCGTTCTTTTGGTCGAGGCCGCTGTCGTTCATGTGCTCCTCCTCACCCCCACGGCTAGATGCTGGCGAGGCCAGCCTCCCCTCATGCGCAG ATTATCTTCGTCTCTGGTGTTTCGCTGGCCATTGGGCTGAAGTCAACCGTACAGTTCTTCACAAAGCCCAAGAATCGCAAG GGTTCGATTGCTTTCAGGGTCGTACttttccttgtccttattggctGGCCTGTCTTCGGTATGATGGCAGATTCGTTTGGTTTTGCCCTGCTATTCAGGTTTGTAGATCCTCTATTATGCATTCATATGATCATCTGATGTCTGTTTTTCAGTGTGCATTAATAAATGGTAGAAACTTTTGGGTATTGTATCTGACTGGTACTGAATTTTCCACAGTAGGTTCTGGCCTACTGCTGCTGTTTACCTACAAAAAAAATCCACCATCGGTTGGATTTTCCAGCACCCTTATGTGA